AAGAAGGTTTTTATTTGATGACCAATAACCAACCCTTCCCTTTTTCAACCGGAATCCTATCGTTCATTCCGAAAGTTTTGGCAGGTTGAAAGCTTTTAATTTCGGGCGCGGTAATCGTTGCTTTTGCCGGGTCGATACCTAATTTTTTCCAGTCGATGTTTAATTTGAAATCGGTATCGGTGTTTTCCCAACTGGCTATAGCTACCATGGCAGCACCATCTTTTTTGTAAACGGTAGCAATCACTTTTTCCTTGTCGGTTTTTAAAGGGTTATCATCAACCCAATAGCCTATCATTTTAGTGCCTTTGATACCGAAATCGTCCCAGGCTTTCCAGATCGGGCGCGGGTCGGCACCATCGCTCCATGGCATGCGGTTGGTCATGCCGTAAACCATGCCTCGCCATTTGTTGCCACCGCCTTGCAGCATCTCGCCCATTAAACCAAAAGGGATACCGCTCACTTCGGTCAGGAAAAAATCAGGATCATTTTTTTCGTAATCAAAATACTCGCCGAACCAAAGCCTGTTGAGGTACGGAAAATGCTCCATGTACAGGTTTGCACTGTTATCAAAACCATCGCTCTTGTTGTATTGATTGGCAGAGTGTAAGTCGATAATACCGGGATGCCCATCTTTGGTGAGCACACGTTTAATGCGCTTCATGGTAACACGATCAAAGGCAACATCGTCCAGGTAAATACCATCGATGCCTACGTTTTGCGTTAGCCAGTTCATGCCCTCTACGTAGTAATTGTGCCAGCGGTTCATGCCGCTATTAATAATGGCAGCATCTTTAATTTCGGGTACAAACCAGGCAGCTATGTAATCGTCGCCCACGTGTTCCTGCAACCAGCTAAAGCCTCCCCCCTTGCCCGGCGAATAGATTTCGTGGCCTAAACTACGCAGGGCGAAAGTTTCGTAAGCATGATTTGATAACTCGCGGATGGTATTATAGATCTTCACTTTCAATCCCGCCGCGTGTGCCGAATCATCGTAAGCCTTCATTTTTTGCCAGGCGATGAAGGGGTAATTGATAGTTGGGTTAATAGCGGTTGCGTGGTGGATATTGATCAAAGTAGCACCGGCCTGTTTAATGGTATCGATAGGTTTGTAAGCATGATAAAACCTTGTGGCCCACTGAAAATCGGTATTGATAGTATGGAACGGCGTGATAAGCAGCGTAAAATTGTAATATAATTCATCGCCTTTTTTCAGATCGCGCTCCCCGCTATAGTTATTGGCTAATACGGCCTTGCCATCAAAGGTTACTTTAATACCGCCTTTGTTATCATTACCCCATGATGTGGGCAGTAACAAAGGCTTTTGCAGGTAGAAATTGGTATTAAGCGGGCGTACATATTTTTCATCTCTTAGCGAATATTGCAGGCCGCCGTTCACATTACCAATCCATGCGCCGTCCTGATTTTTGTGCGCTACATCCCATTTCCACTCAAAGTTTTCAGGGCGGTAGCCACCTTTCTGGCCCAGGCCCATCATATATTTTGCAAACTCCTTTTTAAAGGGGATATGCATGGTGATATCTTTCAGGCTTACATCCTGCAAGGCTTTAACCTTTACGGTGTAGGCTATAAAACCATCAAACTCTAACGATGCACTTACATTCATCTGCAAGCTATCGTTAGCGCTCGTGGCTGTCCACTGTACGGTTCCTGGTTCTTTTTTGGTGAATTGTATGCCCTGGCTTTTCAGGTTTATTTTGTTGCCTGCCGCATTGATAAAATGAAAGTGGATGCCTTCAGTTAACAGGTTGTTTGGCGCGGTTGCGTACTCCGTCATTTCGGGAGTGAAATAAGTTTGGATCTGTTTCGGAAAGCCGTCCTGGTTCACCTCTACTTTACGGCCTAATAAACTTACGGTGTTGCCGCTTACCTGCAAAGGAGTATAAGGTGCGATAACAGTATTCTGCTGCGCCATGGTAGAGTTTAACCAGCCCAGGCGTGTCATTTTATCAGGTTCGCTTACGCCACCGTCTTTCGATAATTTGTTATTTACGCGGATGGTTAGGGCTATTGTTTTTGCAGGTTTGCCATTAATGCTGATGGTGGCTTTCCCGGTATATGTAGCCATAACTACAGACGCCGGAACATCCACGCCACACCACAAGGCCTGTACTTCGCCCTGTTTTATATTTACGATTTTGGTAAGCGGCCTACCATCGTAAGCTGTACCACCGGTGTTGATACAAAACAGGTTTGCAGCCGGGATAGTTTTTCCGTTTGCCGCTTTCAGTTCGGTGAATTTCACCTGAACATTTTCAATATTTTTCAACGCATATAGGCCTAATTGAAATGCAAAGTTTTCACCACGGGCGGCCTCACCAACATATTTTGCTTGCGGATAAGCTTCTATCCAACGCTGCGGTAAATCCTTTGTCATGCGGATGGAGTTCATCCTGTCTTCCGGGAAGATCAGGAAGGATTCGGTTTTATATTTGCTGATCAGGGTTTCAGTCTCGGCTTTTGTAGCGATCACCTCCATGGGATAAAAGCTATTAAAAGCATCTATCGATTGATATTCTTTTACAGTTGCTGCCGGGATCTGCTTATCGGCAGGCAATGTGTTCAGCCAATCCGCCGAGGCTGTGTTTTCCGGTTTAAGATAGACTCCTTTAGGATAATTTGAGCGGCCTTCGTTTTTGTAAGGCATGTAGTATACAAAATACTCGCCTTTGCCCGATGTAGGCTCGAAATACAGCTCTCCGTTTTCGCGGTTTACGGCACCTATTTTTACATTGGTTATTTTTTGTTTGGTTTTAGCATCTTCAATAATAATCCGCTTGTTTTCTGGGTTATCGTCCCTTCTGCGCCAGTTGATCATCGCTTTAGCTACCTTGCCGGTACCGTTAAAAGTTAATACTACACGGTGATTACCTAACGAATCGGCCAGCCAGCAGTTATCGCAATTGGTATAAGGTACTTTTTGCGCCGATGCGGTAAAGCCGGTTAAAAGGATGGCCGCAGCCAACAATTGTTTTTTCATGAAATAAATTTAGTCAGTACTTTTTATAATCTGGTGATGTGCCTTCTAATTCCCTCCCTCGGGAGGGGTGTGCCGGCGAGTGTAGTGGCAGGGAGGGGTTCCTATACTGTGCTAACGGATATGCATGGTAAAGAAACCCCTCCCTAAACCCTCCCAAGGGAGGGAATCGCACTATCCCCCCCCACTTCTATTTATTGGTTCTTATTCTTATATCGTAGGCGTTATCCCCTTACCTTCCCAGAAATCAATAATAGGCTTATACGGCCCATATTTATGCTGCTGTTCTGTAAAAGGATCTTTAAAAGGCCCTTTATCATAATCTATCGCCTTTTCATCATAGTTAGGATAATCAACCTCTTTTGTGGTTTTGGGCAACGGGCGTTTGTGTTTTTTATCATCGTTAACATAAGCGGCAATATCAAGCGCCTGGGCATCGGTAAGAAAAGGTTTGCCTACCTCCGTTTTATCATAAGGCATATTACCCTTTAGCCATTGTGCAAGCTTGACCACCCGGTGCATGCTCGATCCGGGTCGGTAAGCCAGTAAACCCCATACCGGCGGATATTCGTAAGTTACGTTATCAAAACGCATTTTGCCCTCGCCATTTTTGGCGTGGCAACGCTCGCAGTTTTGGGCGTAGAGCACTTCTCCCCTGTCGGATGATGCGGCTACATCCGGCAGCTCAACTTCAAGGTTTTTGATACCTTTTTTAACTTGCGCTACGTTTGATGAATCGCTCAGGAATTTGAGGTAAGCCATAATTGAGATCATCTCCTTGCCATCCAAAGGTAAGGGTTTACCCAGATTAGGTCGCATTACGCAGTTGTTGATGCGCTCGGCCAGTGATAAGATCCTCCCCTCCCTCGCCCGATACTGCGGGTAATCTTTAAACGAACGCACCAGGTTAAAGGCGTAAGGCCTTGTACCGGCATCGCGGTGGCAATTGGTACAATTCATTTTGTTACCGGTATAATGCCCGTTAATACCCTCCGGGCCAATGTAGTAAGCGGTATGCAACATCAATTCCCTGCCGTAACGCACCGCAGCACCGTATTTGCCCCCCGGAATTTTGGTAGTATCTATCGAGACCAGTTTCTCAGCCGCCGCAGATTCGGCATTGGTTGTCTCCTCTGCGTTGCTGCCGCTGCATGATGTTAGCTGCATCGCGTTAGCAAAAACAAACAACAGCAATAAAAGGGTTATATATTGAAATTTCCTGTTCATCATCATTTATGGTTTTAAATAAGGATTGAGCTGTTCATATTTTATAAAGCCGGCACGGTAGGTTGGTACAGATGTTTCCATCGTCCAGTGTAAACGGCCCTTGTTATCGGCCAGCACTACAATGTGCCTTTTTGAGCAGCAAACCAGTGTGGTGGTATCGTTTATTTGATAGGCGCTGCCCATGCGGCCGTTAAAAATTTCTTTAGGTAGCTGGATATGCATGGCGATGGTTGAACTTTGGTGTTGCTCATCTATCTTCATGGCATATACGCCCGACTGGTGTTTCTCTACTCCGTTATCAAAAAACATGAGGTTACCCTGCGCGTTGATATGCGCGGCATGGGCTTGTGTAAAATTGCAATCGGCAGGCATTTTAATAGTTCCACCTTTGCCAAATTTGTAGATCACCTTGCCGGTTTTTGCGTTGATCTTCCAGATCTGCCCGTTATTGTAAAACGACATCAAGTAGTTTCCATCCCTGTCGTAGCTAAGGCTGTTTGCATGCATCCAGTCTTTTTTTGTTTTCATGATCTTTGGATCTTTCAGCGGATCCATCACATCAAACACACTCCATTTGTAAAGCTGCTTGCCGGTTTTATCCATCACCATAATGCCATCACCATTAACGGTGTCCTGTTTAGCATCGCCAACCGAAGAAAGATCCATTATCCGCTTATCTACATAAATAAAAACCAGCTGGTCTTTATCATTTTTCAATATCTCGTGATGGATGATTTGTTTAAAATCGCCCTGCCCTTTTTTGAGGTGCAGCAGGGTATCGCCCAATAAATTGATCTCCAATATTTCGCTGCCATAACTGGTAGGTTCATCATTACGACCTAAAATAGAGAGCAGGGTTTTATCTTTAGTAAAATTGATCACCTTAAAACCAAGGTCATCTATGGTATGGTACCACCTGATCTGCCCTTTGTTATCAACCAGGTAAGCCACGCCCGGCGCGTAGCGTTTGTTAATGAGCATCAGCCCGTCATTAAACTCGCCCGGTAATGTGGCTTTCGGAGCTACCTTTGCGTTAAACTGTTCCTGCAAAAACAGCGGCAACTGGTGCGATTTAAAATTGTAGGTTTTGCCTACCGTAGTATCTCCGTTGCTAACCGTTACAATATGATATGAGTAAGTAGTATCGGGCAAAATATTAGTTAGCACCAGTTTGTACGATGTGGCCTTGCTGGTATTTACCGAACGGTATTTTTCAGGGTGCTTGCCCTCAATCCAATATTCGGCATACAGATCAACGGGTTTGGTGGTGGTTACATCCAGCCTTATTTTCAGCTCGTTATTGTTGTAAAGCCCCAGGTGTATCTCCTTCACCACATTAATGTCCGAGCATCCGCTCATCATCGTACCCAGCAATCCTATTACTAATATTTTAAACCAATCCTTCATCACTCAATTTGTAATCCGGTTAAATGGTAAAGAATACACGGCGATAGGAAGCCGCGTATTCTTTATCCTATCATTATTTAATGCTTATTGTTGCCTGCCCGCGTTGTTCAGGTTAGGGTTGATATTAACCTGGTTAAGCGGATACGGGAAATATTCATCGCGCGGTAGCTGCACGGTATTGGTTGCGCCAATGCGTTTCAGGTAAGCGTTCACAATTACATCATACTTACCAAAGCGTTTCAGATCGGCCCGGCGTTTGCCTTCATAATAAAGCTCCCAACCACGTTCCTGCAATAAAGCATCGCGGAAGGTTGCCTGTGTAAGGTTTGCTGCTACCAACAGTTTTGCATGCGAGCGGCCTTTTACCTGGTTTACCAGGCCAACAGCCTCAACAGTTGGGCCGCCCAGTTCGTTAAGCGCTTCGGCACGGCTTAGTAATACATCGGCATAGCGTAAAACATCCACGCTGTGGCCGTCATAGTAGGTATTGGCACCGTTCGGGTCGGCATATTTCATAGTAGCTACATCGGGCATGTATAAAACACCGTCCGGAGCGGTTGCACCTAATGATGGCGCTTGTTTGTGGGTTAAACCGTCTACCCCATCGTATTGCGTGAAGAACATTTTTTTACGGTCGTCCTCATCGCCATAGCTATTATAAAAGTCCCAGGTTACGGCGTAATACTGCCACCTGTCGGTTAATACCGGGTGACTTAGCGGGCCGAAGTGGTTCAGCAATTCGGTACCGTTAACGTTGGCATCGCTTAATACTGAGAATATATTTTCAGAGCACCAGGTATTCGATTCTTTAAACAAGCCCTCATAGCTTGGATACAATTGATAGATACCCAAATCTATTACTTGTTTGGTTAAATCGGCAGCTTTTTGCCAGGCGTGTTCACGCAGGTAAATTTTAGCTAACAGGAACATAGCGGCACCTTTGGTAGCACGGCCAACATCATTGGTTGAGTAGATGCTGTTTTTGGTATAATCTGTTGGTAAAACGCTGATGGCATTTTCCAGATCGGTTATCATCAGTGCATCAACATCAGCCACCGGGCTTGGTTTAGTTTGCGCCTTATAATCGGGATTGGCTACATCTTTCTCGGTATTCAGGATCACCGGCCCCCACGAGTCGGTTAAATCAGAATATGCAATGGCACGCAAAAACTTCATCTCGGCCAGAAACTGGTTTTTCTCGGCGGCCGAGATACTGCTCATTGCAGCGATGTTGTAAATAGCATTGTTGGCGTTGGCAATCAGTTTGTAGATCTGACGGTAATCTTCGGCAATTAAACCGTTGGCCGAGTTCCATTGCACTTGCGATAGCTGACCAGGGTCGCCTGCGTAACTACAATGGCCAACATCGGTAGTTAAATCGGTAAGGGCGAAGTGCCTAACCGTCCAATAATCAAAGTTATCGCCAACTGCGGGGCCTTTAAGGCGGGCGTAAACCGAGTTAACTGCCGCGATAGCGTCTGATTTGGTTAAGAAAGCATTTTGACTTGTTAAGCTGCTATATATTTTAGGCTCGAGGTTGGTTTTGTTACACGAAAACTGTGCAAGCACCGCCGCTGCCAATACAAGGATATTATATTTTTTCATTTCGATTTAAATTTTGTTGATCCCTTAATGGATTAATGAATTGATGCCTTGATACCGAAGGTTACGGTTTTAAATGCCGGGAAGGAGTTAAAATCCAAACCGCCGCCCAAAGCGCCCGAGTGTACGTTTACCTCAGGGTCGGTACCTTTATAGCCGGTAATTGTCCACAGGTTTTGTGCTTCGGCATACACTTTTACGCCCTGTAATATTTTCATATTCTGGAACCAGTTTGCCGGGAAATTATAAGCCAGCGTTAATGATTTCAGGCGTACATAAGAGGCGTTTTCAACAAAGCGCGAGTTTACGTAGCTGCCGTAAGTGCTCAGGTAATAACCTTCGCGAGGGATGGAAGTATTTTCATTTTTACCGGCAACAAACCTGTTCAATGCCGCCGCGCCGGTAGTTGATTCCAATACCATGGCGTTCATGTTGTACAGGT
The sequence above is a segment of the Mucilaginibacter celer genome. Coding sequences within it:
- a CDS encoding glycoside hydrolase domain-containing protein, whose amino-acid sequence is MKKQLLAAAILLTGFTASAQKVPYTNCDNCWLADSLGNHRVVLTFNGTGKVAKAMINWRRRDDNPENKRIIIEDAKTKQKITNVKIGAVNRENGELYFEPTSGKGEYFVYYMPYKNEGRSNYPKGVYLKPENTASADWLNTLPADKQIPAATVKEYQSIDAFNSFYPMEVIATKAETETLISKYKTESFLIFPEDRMNSIRMTKDLPQRWIEAYPQAKYVGEAARGENFAFQLGLYALKNIENVQVKFTELKAANGKTIPAANLFCINTGGTAYDGRPLTKIVNIKQGEVQALWCGVDVPASVVMATYTGKATISINGKPAKTIALTIRVNNKLSKDGGVSEPDKMTRLGWLNSTMAQQNTVIAPYTPLQVSGNTVSLLGRKVEVNQDGFPKQIQTYFTPEMTEYATAPNNLLTEGIHFHFINAAGNKINLKSQGIQFTKKEPGTVQWTATSANDSLQMNVSASLEFDGFIAYTVKVKALQDVSLKDITMHIPFKKEFAKYMMGLGQKGGYRPENFEWKWDVAHKNQDGAWIGNVNGGLQYSLRDEKYVRPLNTNFYLQKPLLLPTSWGNDNKGGIKVTFDGKAVLANNYSGERDLKKGDELYYNFTLLITPFHTINTDFQWATRFYHAYKPIDTIKQAGATLINIHHATAINPTINYPFIAWQKMKAYDDSAHAAGLKVKIYNTIRELSNHAYETFALRSLGHEIYSPGKGGGFSWLQEHVGDDYIAAWFVPEIKDAAIINSGMNRWHNYYVEGMNWLTQNVGIDGIYLDDVAFDRVTMKRIKRVLTKDGHPGIIDLHSANQYNKSDGFDNSANLYMEHFPYLNRLWFGEYFDYEKNDPDFFLTEVSGIPFGLMGEMLQGGGNKWRGMVYGMTNRMPWSDGADPRPIWKAWDDFGIKGTKMIGYWVDDNPLKTDKEKVIATVYKKDGAAMVAIASWENTDTDFKLNIDWKKLGIDPAKATITAPEIKSFQPAKTFGMNDRIPVEKGKGWLLVIK
- a CDS encoding RagB/SusD family nutrient uptake outer membrane protein; translation: MKKYNILVLAAAVLAQFSCNKTNLEPKIYSSLTSQNAFLTKSDAIAAVNSVYARLKGPAVGDNFDYWTVRHFALTDLTTDVGHCSYAGDPGQLSQVQWNSANGLIAEDYRQIYKLIANANNAIYNIAAMSSISAAEKNQFLAEMKFLRAIAYSDLTDSWGPVILNTEKDVANPDYKAQTKPSPVADVDALMITDLENAISVLPTDYTKNSIYSTNDVGRATKGAAMFLLAKIYLREHAWQKAADLTKQVIDLGIYQLYPSYEGLFKESNTWCSENIFSVLSDANVNGTELLNHFGPLSHPVLTDRWQYYAVTWDFYNSYGDEDDRKKMFFTQYDGVDGLTHKQAPSLGATAPDGVLYMPDVATMKYADPNGANTYYDGHSVDVLRYADVLLSRAEALNELGGPTVEAVGLVNQVKGRSHAKLLVAANLTQATFRDALLQERGWELYYEGKRRADLKRFGKYDVIVNAYLKRIGATNTVQLPRDEYFPYPLNQVNINPNLNNAGRQQ
- a CDS encoding c-type cytochrome → MMMNRKFQYITLLLLLFVFANAMQLTSCSGSNAEETTNAESAAAEKLVSIDTTKIPGGKYGAAVRYGRELMLHTAYYIGPEGINGHYTGNKMNCTNCHRDAGTRPYAFNLVRSFKDYPQYRAREGRILSLAERINNCVMRPNLGKPLPLDGKEMISIMAYLKFLSDSSNVAQVKKGIKNLEVELPDVAASSDRGEVLYAQNCERCHAKNGEGKMRFDNVTYEYPPVWGLLAYRPGSSMHRVVKLAQWLKGNMPYDKTEVGKPFLTDAQALDIAAYVNDDKKHKRPLPKTTKEVDYPNYDEKAIDYDKGPFKDPFTEQQHKYGPYKPIIDFWEGKGITPTI
- a CDS encoding aryl-sulfate sulfotransferase, whose protein sequence is MKDWFKILVIGLLGTMMSGCSDINVVKEIHLGLYNNNELKIRLDVTTTKPVDLYAEYWIEGKHPEKYRSVNTSKATSYKLVLTNILPDTTYSYHIVTVSNGDTTVGKTYNFKSHQLPLFLQEQFNAKVAPKATLPGEFNDGLMLINKRYAPGVAYLVDNKGQIRWYHTIDDLGFKVINFTKDKTLLSILGRNDEPTSYGSEILEINLLGDTLLHLKKGQGDFKQIIHHEILKNDKDQLVFIYVDKRIMDLSSVGDAKQDTVNGDGIMVMDKTGKQLYKWSVFDVMDPLKDPKIMKTKKDWMHANSLSYDRDGNYLMSFYNNGQIWKINAKTGKVIYKFGKGGTIKMPADCNFTQAHAAHINAQGNLMFFDNGVEKHQSGVYAMKIDEQHQSSTIAMHIQLPKEIFNGRMGSAYQINDTTTLVCCSKRHIVVLADNKGRLHWTMETSVPTYRAGFIKYEQLNPYLKP